GAATTTTGGGGGCAGTGGCGGCCCTTGTCTATGCCGTTTTGGGAGCGGCAGACGTGGCCTTAACTGAAGCACTGGTGGGCACTATGCTGGCGATTACCCTCTATGCAGTAGCGGTCCGATCCTCCCTGGTGGTGCGCTTGGGTGTGCTCCAGGCAGCAGAACCTCAGGGGTTTCAAGCTTGGGTCGAAGGCTGTCGGGCCATATTTTCTAAGCACTATATGCGCTTAGAACTGGTTGATTATCCTAATGACCAAGATCTCCATCAAGCTCTGAATGAAAAAGAAGTGCATGCGATTTACCTGCCCCAGAACCATGCCGCAGAAACAGTGCAGGATCAGGCTCTGATCCGTATCCCCCGACTATATGAAATCATGCAGGCAGAATTAACGTCACCGGAAACAACCCTCACCTATGTGGCGGTGGCTGATTTAGCGGAGGCAAAGGTATGAAGTGGCTTTATATCATTGCGGGCCTTGCCCTATATGTCAAAATTTTGGTCATGCCCAATCCAGCATTGGATGTGGCTGATTTGTCCATTGTCCAGGCTGTCGTTGATGATAGCGGTGTTCCCAATGCCTTAGCGGGCATTATTTTCAGAAATCGTCTCTACGACACCATTTTCGAGGTGGTGGTGTTTACCATCGCAATTATGGGTGTCCGGTTTCTACTCTCGGATGAGCAGCCCTCAAAAAAGGTACATCGATTTACGGACAAACCTTCTATTGTCCTAGCCAGACTAGGGGCAACCATTGCCTCGTTGGTGAGCATCGAGTTAGCGATTCGCGGCCATTTAAGTCCGGGCGGTGGGTTTGCGGCAGGTGTGGCAGGCGGTACAGCCATTGGTTTGATCGCGATCACCTCTTCGTCTAAGTGGATGCAGGGTATCTATCAGCGCTGGCGAGCAGCCATGTGGGAGAAGATCTCAGTTCTGGTGTTTTTGGTCTTGGCAGCTATAACATTGGCTGGTTTTGAATTACCTCACGGTGAGCTCGGTGCTTTGGTGAGTGGAGGCGTGATTCCTCTTCTTAATGTGTTGGTGGCAATTAAGGTTGCCCTTGGCTCCTGGGCTGTCATCTTGGTGTTTATCCGGTATCGGGGATTATTGTAGGCGTCGTGCTGGATTGTTTCCAGATGATCAACGGCATGTGTGTATATCGAAAAATCTCCGTAAAGCTGCTCTAGAATTCAGAGATGCTAATGTAGCCCTAGATTAGTGTTGAGAGGTAGAAAAGCTACAAGTTTTTTCGTGTTAGGAAGCAATTTCCTCCTCAGCCTAATCATGCATCAATCGATGAAAATAGTTGCTGCCACACCTGACGAAATCAACACGATGGTCTGCTACCGTGATGGGCAGAAGCAAAGCCTGAAACAAACGTCATTTTTTTCTTTTGCCAACAAACGCTGGTACCGAGACAAAATTGCTGAAATTGACTGCTACATCAATGCAGCAAAAGTCACGGAACGTATTTTCTCGGTTCCAGGCTTCAAACGCAGAACATCGTGGTGGGATGAGTCCAAAAGCTGCTACTACACTGAAATAAACGGCCTCATCTGTGAAATCGACGAATATGTGCATGGTGATTGTCTTCGCATTCAGCAAAGTGTCACTCCGCAGGTAACCGTACGCGAATGCCCAGACGGTGAGGTATGTACTTCGATCATTATTGCCGCAGATATCAACAGAATTGAAGACATATCCGATGCTGTCTCTAGCGAATTACCAGCGCGCAGCGTATTTCCCGGTACCTACGAATCCATTGTGGCCGACATCAACGCGTGTGTGGAAACCTGGTCGCTGTACGAACGTCCTGAATATGTCAATGACGATGTTTATTGGTTTTACTTTCACAGTTTTGGCGTAGTCTAGGGTGCTCAAGAAGATGCATAACTATGCATTGAATCGGAGCCGTTACAACTGATCGTTTGGAGTCTCATCAATACGTGGCGACGGCTCGGTCAATGTAACCGTTTGCATTTATCTATCCAATATTTGGCAAGGAATTCTAGGCTAACTCTCTCAAGCTTGCTAAAACCGTCGGCTAAAATGAGTTAAGACTCATGGGTCACCAGGATGGTTAGAACAGTCGTACCAGTTGAGCATCAAGCCCTTGGAGAAAAACGCGTCAGTGTTAGCGGCTTGACCTGGGTTGCCTATCAGAAAATTCTATATGCCTTACCCGAAGGGCGATCGACTCGCTTAACCTATGACCACGGCACCCTCGAAATCACCATGCCTCTGGAAGAACATGAATACGCCAGTGAGTTAATCGGGTTATTTATCCGGATTCTGGTGGGAGTGATGGGGCTGAAGCTGAAATCTCTGCGGTCAACGACCTTGGAACGTCCTGATTTAGATCGCAGTGCTGAACCCGATAATGCTTATTACATTCAACATCAAGCCCAAGTGGCTGGTCGAAAAGTCGATTTGTCCCAAGATCCACCTCCCGATCTAGTGGTAGAAGTGGATATCACCCATACGGATATTGCCAAAAATCGGCTGTATGCATCGATGGGAGTGCCTGAGTTTTGGCGCTATAACGGCCAAGTATGGCGTATTTTTCAACTACAGGGTGAGGCGTATCAAGAATTAGATCGCAGCCCCACCTTCGATTGGGTCAACAAAGAAGATTTATACCGGTTCCTTGAACAAGCCCAGCAGGATGAGATTGAGGCTGAACAAAATTTTCGAACATTGGTAAACCAAAAACTGCAGCAGCAGTAACCCGATTAGGGCAAGCAATTGGTATTAAGTTTGTCCCCATTCAAATCTGCAATTGTGAAACCGTCGGTGGATCAAGGAGACCAGATCAATCTGAACACTCCAAACTCCTTCTCCCGTAAAATCTTCACCAATTTGGAGTAACAAAACATCTGCTTCCTGAGTGATGGCTTTAATGGTTTCTTCATGCTTTTGGCAATGGGTATAGATGCCATAGATCTTGGATTTCTCACTGCCAGCATGGTCATCCCATAGCATATCTCCTTCGTCATATCCATCTAGGTCTTCTCCTGCCTCACAATAACGATATCTAGATCTGAAATCCTCTTTTTCATTAAAAATGTCGTTGACGAGACAACCGTCATAAAACCAGCCGTCATGTTCCCGAATAATGCGAGTCAATTGGTTCGCTTCAACATTTGCATACAGAACCTTTCCATGTTCGCCACTGTTACTGATAAAAAAATATAAGAATCCTGTTTTGGGTAGAAAATCTAAGGGATCAAAAGCAGAAAATTTCTTCAGGTCTAATTGAGCCGTGAAAAACATATTCTTTGGATAATCCAATGATTCTGGTAGGTCCACAATTGGGCCACCAATACGAGAGGCACCCAGAGCAAAATCAACAGAGGTGTGATCTATATCGTCTTCCTTCATGTAACTACTACAGTTCAAGGATTTTGGATAATACCGTTGTGAGGCAGGCGTAAATCGGATAATTTTGTACATCAAAAAGCCTATAAATCAATTACCTACTCAGACTTTAGGGTGAAGTGATATACCCCCTCTCTATCATCAGTTTTCCCTGCTTGAGCAGGAGATTCACTTTAGTTTCGCTAACACTATATGGTTGCAGTGCAAGAATCTGGGTTAGGGGGATACTGCATGACTGATAGCTGGTAGACGATACCAGGCTGTTCTAAGATAACCAGCATCAAGACCAGCACCATCTTTATTCCCTGATGTCTTGCGGTCTGAGTAAATCCTTGGTAACCAAATTCATGACTGCTGACCATCCTTTATCAGCTCAACAACAAGAGCTAAGCTGCCTCGACTTTCGTATTCTGGAAGTGACGCCAGACACGATTATTGCGGCTCGGCGGACCTTTAATTGGGAATGCCTGTTGACGTGGGTCAACTACACCGTCTTTGTTCGTCGTGTTCCCCTCCTCAATGCTCAGGTCATGGAAGCCGATCAACAGACCTTAATGCAGAAGGCTCAGCAGGCCAATCAGTCGCCCTTGCCTAGAGGATTTCAATCCGGCAATGCGGTTTTAGTGGCTTACATCGCCGACCAAGTGGATTTGGAAGCTCGCCAACTGTGTCAGCGAAAAACTAAGATTCGCTTTGCCCAGTTTTATGTGCCCGCTGCCTCAGATCAGGACGGACAAGCCTATCTGATCACAAAGACGCCTCTATGGGGATTTATCTACTATGTCAAATTTCGCTACATCCTTAACCGCCTCTTAAAGCCCATAGGAACACCGAATCAAGAACCCCGGTCAACCGCTGGTCTGATCCTCCAGCAATTGTAAATTCAAAATTTTGGCAAGCTAGGTTGTAGTCGTTGAGGATGTATTCATACACTTGCAGAGCCCCAGACGATGAATGAAGGTGTTCTAAATTTCCCTCTCTTACTGCACTGGCTACATCAGCTCATTGAGCACCTCGATGATCCACGTCAACCCAGTAATGGCACCAAATTTAGTCTCAAAGATATTGTATTAGGCGCATTTGCTGTCTTCTTTATGCAATGTCCTTCGTTTCTGGAGTACCAACGCCATGTTCATAGTCGTCATGGTCGTGACAACGCCCAAGCCCTCTTTGAGTTAACAGAACTCCCCACGAGCAACCAAATCAAGAATGTTTTGGACTTGATCGCATTTCGTCTTCTGTTTCCCATTTTTTATCAAATTTATAGCGTTCTCCTACGACGAGGTTATCTAGAGCAATATAAGGTTCTAGGTGGACACCTGTTGGTAGGGCTAGACGGCAGCGAGTA
The Acaryochloris marina S15 genome window above contains:
- a CDS encoding Uma2 family endonuclease, translating into MVRTVVPVEHQALGEKRVSVSGLTWVAYQKILYALPEGRSTRLTYDHGTLEITMPLEEHEYASELIGLFIRILVGVMGLKLKSLRSTTLERPDLDRSAEPDNAYYIQHQAQVAGRKVDLSQDPPPDLVVEVDITHTDIAKNRLYASMGVPEFWRYNGQVWRIFQLQGEAYQELDRSPTFDWVNKEDLYRFLEQAQQDEIEAEQNFRTLVNQKLQQQ
- a CDS encoding DUF4040 domain-containing protein; this translates as MTDSYVYIITALLPLTAAMVVFQVNPYHALIIRGILGAVAALVYAVLGAADVALTEALVGTMLAITLYAVAVRSSLVVRLGVLQAAEPQGFQAWVEGCRAIFSKHYMRLELVDYPNDQDLHQALNEKEVHAIYLPQNHAAETVQDQALIRIPRLYEIMQAELTSPETTLTYVAVADLAEAKV
- a CDS encoding Na(+)/H(+) antiporter subunit B, with protein sequence MKWLYIIAGLALYVKILVMPNPALDVADLSIVQAVVDDSGVPNALAGIIFRNRLYDTIFEVVVFTIAIMGVRFLLSDEQPSKKVHRFTDKPSIVLARLGATIASLVSIELAIRGHLSPGGGFAAGVAGGTAIGLIAITSSSKWMQGIYQRWRAAMWEKISVLVFLVLAAITLAGFELPHGELGALVSGGVIPLLNVLVAIKVALGSWAVILVFIRYRGLL
- a CDS encoding DUF1963 domain-containing protein, encoding MYKIIRFTPASQRYYPKSLNCSSYMKEDDIDHTSVDFALGASRIGGPIVDLPESLDYPKNMFFTAQLDLKKFSAFDPLDFLPKTGFLYFFISNSGEHGKVLYANVEANQLTRIIREHDGWFYDGCLVNDIFNEKEDFRSRYRYCEAGEDLDGYDEGDMLWDDHAGSEKSKIYGIYTHCQKHEETIKAITQEADVLLLQIGEDFTGEGVWSVQIDLVSLIHRRFHNCRFEWGQT